A segment of the Pseudomonadota bacterium genome:
GACTCCGGCACCGACACGGACACGGACTCCGATACGGACACGGATGTCGACACGGACACCGACACCGACACCGACTCCGACTCCGACTCGGACGGAGGTCCGGACTCCGGGCCGGACACCGACACCGACACCGACACCGGTTCCGACACCGACACCGACACCGACACCGACACCGACACCGACACCGACACCGACGCCGATCTGTGCACGCCCGCGGACGCCGTCTCGTGCGCCTCGTCGGTCGCGGGCAACAACGGCGCGAGCGGCTCGACGTCGTCGATCTCGGGCTACTCCTGCACCGGCTACGTCGAAGTCGGCCCCGAGTACGCCTACGTCTTCGCGCCCGTCGACGATACGAACGTCTCGCTGGTCCTCTCCGGCATGACCGTCGACCTCGATCTGTTCCTGCTCGTCGACATCGGCTCGGGCTGCGATCCGGCGAGCTGCGTCGCGTCGAGCACCGTCGGCGGCCTCGCGGCCGAGGACATCGACGTCGCGGTGTCGGGCGGCTCGACCTACTACGTCGTCGTGGACGGCTTCACTTCCACGCCGGGCGACTACGCGCTCGATCTCGCGTGCACCGGGGACTGCGTGGGCGCCGGGCACGACGAGGACGGCGACGCGGTCGACGACAACTGCGACGGCTGCCCGTCCTACCCGGACATCACGCTCGCGGACGCGGACTCGGACGGCGTCGGCGACGTCTGCGAGTGGCCGGGCGACGGGACGATCCTCTCGGAGACGACGGCGTTCGATCCGTTCACCGGAACCACGGCGTCGTGGACGACCGACGGCGCGGGCTCGTGGACCATGGACGGTGACGTCTACACCGGCGTGACCGACGGCAACGGCTCGAACGCGTACCACGGCACGGTGCCCGCCGCGCCCTACTCGATCGAGTCCACGTTCCACTACACGGGCGAGGTGTCCGCCGTGGAGCCCAGATGGGTGTCGACCGTGTTCGGCCACGCGACGAGCACGTCGTGGTTCCAGTGCGCGTTCCAGTCGAACACCGGGGATCTCGGGATCTGGCACCTCACGTCCAACGTCGACGAGATCGCCACGATCGACGACCTGGAACGCGATCCGTCCGTGCAGCGCAGGATCCGCGTGTACTTCGACGGCGACACGGTCACCTGCACGCTCGACCACAGCGAGCTCGGGCAGATCGGCGAGATCTCCATCGACGAGAGCGATCTGCCCGCGTCGGTGACCGGCGGCGGCGGCGTGCGCGTCTACAACGAGACGGCGGCGTTCGAGTCGTTCCTCATCTACGAGTAGGGGCCCCTGCCGAACGACCTGCCGATTAAGGGCGATTCATGAATCGCCCCTACGACGAGACGCTCACGCCCCTGCCAAATGACTCGGCGCGCTCCATCGGGCGTCATCCCGACTTGTGGCGGGGCAGATGGACGTTGAAGGTCGTGCCCTTCCCCGGCGCGCTCTCGACCGTGATGAAGCCGCTGTTCTGCGTGACGATGCCGTAGACGGTCGAGAGCCCGAGACCACTACCCTTCTCCTCCCCCTTGGTGGTGAAGAAGGGCTCGAAGAGACGGTCGAGGACCTCCTGCGTCATGCCGCTCCCGTCGTCACGGACGGTCAACCGGACGAAGTCGCCGGGGAGATGGTCGGGGTGCGCGGTGCAGTGGGTCTTGTCGAAGCTCTCGTTGCGGGTCTCGACGACGATCCTCCCGGCGCCGGTGATGGCGTCCCGCGCGTTGACGCAGAGGTTGGCGACGACCTGCTCGAGCTGCCCCGGGTCCATCCACACCGGCCAGAGCTCCGCGGCGAGCTCCCGATCGAGCGCGATGCTCCCGCCGACGAGCGGCCGGAGCATCTTCAGCATCTCTTCCACACTCCCGTTCAGATCGAGCACCCGGGGCGACGCCGCCTGCTTGCGGGCGAAGGCCAGCAGCTTCCGGGTGATCTCCGACGAGCGCTTGGCGGCGTTCATGATCTCCTGAAGATAGCCGTGGGCCGGGTCGTCCGGCGCAGTGCTCAGAAGCCCCATCTCCGCGCAGCCGAGGATGATGGTCAGCATGTTGTTGTTGTCGTGGGCCATGGCCCCGGCGAGACGGCCGGCCGCGTCCATCTTCTGGGCCTGCCGGAGCCGCTCGTTCGCCTCGACCAGGTGGAGCGTCCGGACCCGCAGCCGCCAGCGGAGGAGGAAGATGAAGATGATCGCCATCAAGAGCAGGCCGCCGACCGCCCCCATCCCCCACACGAGATAAGGAGGCACGATCACCCTGGGCGGGCGGTCCATCCAACGCCACAACGCCTTGTAGTAGACCGATTCGGGCTCCGCCTTCATGGCCCGCAGGTTCTCGTCTATGGCCGCGAGAAGAT
Coding sequences within it:
- a CDS encoding ATP-binding protein gives rise to the protein LDRLPDGAYSPDRARRFDFHAEEVVDSWSAVYAPSGWEIERLADLDGRRLSVLKGSIQQTTLEKMAKGFGFDITFVEAASFEEAYRLVESGQADAVVANHLSGDYFHRQYGLEKTPVVFHPVSLFFAAKANANRDLLAAIDENLRAMKAEPESVYYKALWRWMDRPPRVIVPPYLVWGMGAVGGLLLMAIIFIFLLRWRLRVRTLHLVEANERLRQAQKMDAAGRLAGAMAHDNNNMLTIILGCAEMGLLSTAPDDPAHGYLQEIMNAAKRSSEITRKLLAFARKQAASPRVLDLNGSVEEMLKMLRPLVGGSIALDRELAAELWPVWMDPGQLEQVVANLCVNARDAITGAGRIVVETRNESFDKTHCTAHPDHLPGDFVRLTVRDDGSGMTQEVLDRLFEPFFTTKGEEKGSGLGLSTVYGIVTQNSGFITVESAPGKGTTFNVHLPRHKSG